A region of Pyxidicoccus parkwaysis DNA encodes the following proteins:
- a CDS encoding TlpA family protein disulfide reductase, whose protein sequence is MGRWRYTLGFVALSVALLVVLYKGFGRDPHEVPFMLKGKPAPAFALRALDSGERVSLADLKGRPVVINFWASWCGPCQMEHPVLDWGAREFGSKAVFLGVVFEDTEDNARGFLQRHGASFPQLMDPRSRMAVDYGVAGVPETYFIDPSGIIRGKHVGPIDPQTLALRIRELTGEAPAAPAEATR, encoded by the coding sequence ATGGGACGCTGGCGCTATACCCTGGGCTTCGTGGCCCTGAGCGTGGCCCTCCTGGTGGTCCTCTACAAGGGCTTCGGGAGAGACCCGCACGAGGTGCCCTTCATGCTGAAGGGCAAGCCCGCTCCGGCCTTCGCGCTGCGTGCGCTGGACAGCGGCGAGCGCGTCAGCCTGGCGGACCTCAAGGGCCGCCCGGTGGTCATCAACTTCTGGGCGTCCTGGTGCGGCCCGTGCCAGATGGAGCACCCGGTGCTCGACTGGGGCGCGCGCGAGTTCGGCTCCAAGGCCGTCTTCCTCGGCGTCGTCTTCGAGGACACCGAGGACAACGCGCGCGGCTTCCTCCAGCGGCACGGGGCCAGCTTCCCGCAGTTGATGGACCCGCGCTCGCGCATGGCGGTGGACTACGGCGTGGCGGGCGTGCCGGAGACGTACTTCATCGACCCGAGCGGCATCATCCGGGGCAAGCACGTGGGGCCCATCGACCCGCAGACGCTGGCCCTGCGCATCCGCGAGCTGACGGGAGAGGCCCCCGCCGCTCCCGCCGAGGCGACGCGCTAG
- the ccsA gene encoding cytochrome c biogenesis protein CcsA, which produces MNKFVKFGLPLLALGLLGAGWWLGLAWAPPDREMGDVQRIMYVHVPLQWMAMVMMLVNFIAAVTYLLKSQASWALDSTAEAAAEVGLLLGTAGMITGAIWGRPTWGVYWSWDPRLTSEAIMLVTYAGYLVLRRFVEDPDKRATWSAVVAIIGAINLPIVWFSVRWWRSLHQVQSSPKTVDPQMVIPLRVAAFGMLALTLFFLIIRYRQALAERRAEVALPDALPGDPSSPLAHNPSKVA; this is translated from the coding sequence ATGAACAAGTTCGTCAAGTTTGGCCTGCCGCTGCTGGCCCTGGGCCTGCTCGGCGCGGGCTGGTGGCTGGGCCTGGCCTGGGCGCCGCCGGACCGGGAGATGGGTGACGTCCAGCGCATCATGTACGTCCACGTGCCGCTCCAGTGGATGGCCATGGTGATGATGCTCGTCAACTTCATTGCAGCAGTCACCTACCTGCTGAAGAGCCAGGCGAGCTGGGCGCTGGACTCCACGGCGGAGGCAGCCGCGGAAGTGGGCCTGCTCCTGGGCACCGCGGGCATGATTACCGGTGCCATCTGGGGCCGGCCGACGTGGGGCGTCTACTGGTCCTGGGACCCGCGCCTGACGTCCGAGGCCATCATGCTGGTGACGTACGCCGGCTACCTCGTGCTGCGGCGCTTCGTGGAGGACCCGGACAAGCGCGCCACGTGGAGCGCGGTGGTGGCCATCATCGGCGCCATCAACCTGCCGATTGTGTGGTTCTCCGTGCGCTGGTGGCGCAGCCTGCACCAGGTGCAGTCCAGCCCGAAGACGGTGGACCCGCAGATGGTGATTCCGCTGCGCGTGGCCGCCTTCGGCATGCTGGCCCTCACCCTCTTCTTCCTCATCATCCGCTACCGCCAGGCCCTGGCCGAGCGCCGCGCCGAGGTGGCCCTCCCGGACGCGCTGCCCGGCGACCCGTCCTCGCCCCTGGCCCACAACCCCTCGAAGGTGGCCTGA
- the ccmA gene encoding heme ABC exporter ATP-binding protein CcmA, with protein MPSPSAPALALHDVSKRYGRRWALARLTYALPAGRSLLLTGHNGSGKTTLLRLVATALSPTAGRVEVLGRDAVTDREGVRRDVALLSHASFLYEDLTALQNLTILARLLGIPSPEDAAGALLTRVGLTRRTDSPVRGFSAGMRKRLAIARLLMKTPAIALLDEPFGELDPQGIRDMEGIIAELKASGATVVLATHLVEQGMTLCEERLHLQDGRAVAA; from the coding sequence ATGCCCTCCCCTTCCGCCCCCGCGCTCGCGCTGCACGACGTGAGCAAGCGCTATGGGCGCCGCTGGGCCCTGGCGCGTCTCACCTACGCGCTCCCCGCCGGCCGCTCCCTGCTGCTCACCGGACACAATGGCTCCGGGAAGACGACCCTCCTGCGCCTCGTGGCCACCGCGCTCAGCCCCACCGCGGGCCGCGTGGAAGTCCTGGGCCGCGACGCGGTGACGGACAGGGAAGGGGTGCGCCGCGACGTGGCGCTCCTGTCACACGCCAGCTTCCTCTACGAGGACCTCACCGCGCTCCAGAACCTCACCATCCTGGCGCGGCTGCTCGGCATCCCCTCCCCGGAGGACGCCGCGGGCGCGCTGCTCACCCGCGTGGGCCTCACCCGCCGCACGGACAGCCCGGTGCGCGGCTTCAGCGCCGGCATGCGCAAGCGGCTCGCCATCGCCCGGCTCCTCATGAAGACGCCGGCCATCGCCCTGTTGGACGAGCCCTTCGGTGAGCTGGACCCGCAGGGCATCCGCGACATGGAGGGCATCATCGCGGAGCTCAAGGCCAGCGGTGCCACCGTCGTCCTCGCCACGCACCTCGTCGAACAGGGCATGACACTCTGCGAGGAGCGCCTGCACCTCCAGGACGGACGGGCGGTGGCCGCATGA
- a CDS encoding heme lyase CcmF/NrfE family subunit, translated as MNGTIGNGLVLGGLAFAAFGAIVGLASGLRRSETGYPWVLRAVWGFAACMIGANLTMVHALVTNDFSVKYVTQVGSLDTPLLYKVVSLWSALEGSILFWGLIMGSYIAAFALIHRREHARYMQLALGTMLAVGVFFAFLIAGPANPWGAVFPVPADGPGPNPLLQNHILMVIHPPMLYMGYVGMTVPFGVAVAGLLRGEIGEAWMAPLRRWTLVAWIFLSVGIILGAWWAYAVLGWGGYWAWDPVENASFLPWLTATAFMHSTMVQERKRMLKLWTLSLALASFVLTILGTFMTRSGIFNSVHSFTQSDIGPTFLVFLGILLVTCIGLLASRGHLLVPEGRLSSALSRETSILVNNLVFVAITFTVLLGTVYPLVSEAVRGVRVSVGEPYFNKMAVPGGIAVLFLMGVGPMLPWGTPDKATLRRQFIIPAVVGLVVTAACYAAGLRGVYPLLTFGLAGFVTVITLRELVAPVRVRMSERKEGLVTAVVTSATKAQRRFGGYVVHLGIVLIIVAVAASSSYVKHTSGTVRKGENLELGGYQMKYLGLVSGEEPHRTFVAARLQVTAPNGKESEQRPRLNYYERSTDPIGTPAVRETPAEDLYISMMAFSEQAGTASFNVWVFPLVGWIWWSIPLLVLGTLIAIWPRRKAAVAVSPAADLGASPPLAGGGAERGAA; from the coding sequence GTGAACGGCACGATTGGAAACGGCCTGGTGCTGGGCGGGCTCGCCTTCGCCGCCTTCGGCGCGATTGTGGGCCTGGCGAGCGGGCTGCGCCGCAGCGAGACGGGCTACCCGTGGGTGCTGCGCGCGGTGTGGGGCTTCGCCGCCTGCATGATTGGCGCGAACCTCACCATGGTGCACGCGCTCGTCACCAACGACTTCAGCGTGAAGTACGTGACGCAGGTGGGCAGCCTCGACACGCCGCTGCTCTACAAGGTGGTGTCGCTGTGGAGCGCCCTGGAGGGGTCCATCCTCTTCTGGGGCCTCATCATGGGCAGCTACATCGCCGCCTTCGCGCTCATCCACCGGCGCGAGCACGCGCGGTACATGCAACTGGCGCTGGGAACCATGCTGGCGGTGGGCGTCTTCTTCGCCTTCCTCATCGCCGGCCCGGCCAACCCCTGGGGCGCCGTGTTCCCCGTCCCCGCGGACGGCCCCGGCCCCAACCCGCTGCTGCAGAACCACATCCTCATGGTCATCCACCCCCCCATGCTCTACATGGGCTACGTGGGCATGACGGTGCCCTTCGGCGTCGCGGTGGCGGGCCTGCTTCGCGGCGAGATTGGCGAGGCGTGGATGGCGCCCTTGCGTCGCTGGACGCTGGTGGCGTGGATCTTCCTCTCCGTCGGCATCATCCTCGGCGCGTGGTGGGCCTATGCCGTCCTCGGCTGGGGCGGCTACTGGGCGTGGGACCCGGTGGAGAACGCGTCCTTCCTGCCGTGGCTGACCGCGACGGCGTTCATGCACTCCACCATGGTGCAGGAGCGCAAGCGGATGCTGAAGCTGTGGACGCTCAGCCTCGCGCTCGCGTCCTTCGTGCTCACGATTCTGGGCACGTTCATGACCCGCTCCGGCATCTTCAACTCGGTGCACTCCTTCACCCAGTCGGACATCGGGCCCACGTTCCTGGTGTTCCTCGGCATCCTGCTGGTGACGTGCATCGGCCTCTTGGCCTCGCGCGGCCACCTGCTGGTGCCGGAGGGCCGGCTGAGCTCGGCGCTGTCGCGTGAGACGAGCATCCTGGTGAACAACCTGGTGTTCGTGGCCATCACCTTCACGGTGCTCCTGGGCACGGTGTACCCGCTGGTGTCGGAAGCGGTGCGCGGTGTCCGCGTCAGCGTGGGTGAGCCGTACTTCAACAAGATGGCGGTGCCCGGCGGCATCGCCGTGCTCTTCCTGATGGGCGTGGGCCCCATGCTTCCTTGGGGCACGCCGGACAAGGCCACGCTGCGGCGCCAGTTCATCATCCCCGCGGTGGTGGGGCTGGTGGTGACGGCGGCCTGCTACGCGGCGGGGCTGCGCGGCGTGTACCCGCTCCTGACGTTCGGCCTCGCGGGCTTCGTCACCGTCATCACCCTGCGCGAGTTGGTGGCGCCGGTGCGGGTGCGCATGTCCGAGCGCAAGGAGGGCCTCGTCACCGCGGTGGTGACGAGCGCCACCAAGGCGCAGCGCCGCTTCGGCGGCTACGTGGTGCACCTGGGCATCGTGCTCATCATCGTCGCGGTGGCCGCGTCGTCGTCGTACGTGAAGCACACGTCCGGCACGGTGCGGAAGGGCGAGAACCTGGAATTGGGCGGCTACCAGATGAAGTACCTGGGGCTGGTCAGCGGCGAGGAGCCGCACCGCACCTTCGTGGCGGCGCGGCTGCAAGTCACGGCGCCCAACGGCAAGGAGTCCGAGCAGCGCCCGCGCCTCAACTACTACGAGCGCAGCACGGACCCCATCGGCACCCCGGCGGTGCGCGAGACGCCGGCCGAGGACCTCTACATCTCCATGATGGCCTTCTCCGAGCAGGCCGGCACGGCGAGCTTCAACGTCTGGGTCTTCCCGCTGGTGGGGTGGATCTGGTGGAGCATCCCCCTGCTGGTGCTGGGCACGCTCATCGCCATCTGGCCGCGCCGCAAGGCGGCGGTGGCGGTGTCGCCCGCGGCGGACCTGGGCGCGTCGCCTCCGCTGGCCGGTGGTGGCGCGGAGCGGGGGGCGGCCTGA
- a CDS encoding heme exporter protein CcmB, whose translation MSTPPRPRPIGLVAATVALLRKDLLIEWRTRARLNAIIFFALATLLMFSFALGPDTKLLEKNAGGYYWLAILFASVLSLGESFRVEAENACLDGVRLAPADARAIFLSKALGNTLLLTALGALIFPVMVALFGVRIATSAGDWALILLLGCLALSAPGTVYAAISSNARARDVLLPLLLFPLVIPALLSAAKATTLVLQGDPMNQLSSWLGLLGGFNLIYWGVGFLLFPRIIED comes from the coding sequence ATGAGCACGCCTCCCCGCCCCCGGCCCATCGGCCTCGTCGCCGCCACGGTGGCGCTGCTGCGCAAGGACCTGCTCATCGAGTGGCGCACCCGCGCGCGCCTCAACGCCATCATCTTCTTCGCGCTGGCCACGCTGCTGATGTTCTCCTTCGCGCTCGGGCCGGACACGAAGCTCCTGGAGAAGAACGCGGGGGGCTACTACTGGCTGGCCATCCTGTTCGCCAGCGTGCTCTCGCTGGGCGAGTCCTTCCGCGTCGAGGCGGAGAACGCGTGCCTGGACGGCGTGCGGCTCGCGCCCGCGGACGCCCGCGCCATCTTCCTGTCCAAGGCCCTGGGCAACACCCTGCTCCTCACGGCCCTGGGCGCCCTCATCTTCCCCGTCATGGTGGCCCTGTTCGGCGTGCGCATCGCCACCAGCGCCGGGGACTGGGCCCTCATCCTCCTGCTCGGCTGTCTGGCCCTCAGTGCGCCGGGCACTGTCTACGCCGCGATTTCCAGCAACGCCCGGGCACGGGACGTGTTGCTGCCTCTGCTATTGTTCCCGCTCGTCATTCCGGCCCTCCTCTCCGCAGCCAAGGCGACGACCCTCGTCCTGCAGGGTGACCCCATGAATCAGTTAAGCTCATGGCTGGGGCTTCTGGGCGGGTTCAATCTGATTTACTGGGGCGTAGGCTTCCTGCTGTTCCCGCGCATCATCGAGGACTGA
- a CDS encoding zinc ribbon domain-containing protein: MRCPECGEASDARLKYCEHCGAKMPERPQATGARPAVRPQRPSRAASEPAYAKEILDEVEEHSRPYAVNEEAPELPPEDQTDPGRSRPPYDGPKWLEHVPAHSPTVAGVGLLALALVLSVLPFFADAGVPGSLLALVAGAVLVARELREAGQAHDFTERVPEVLLRPESAAAAMAVLAAIAVRMLGFGLMPLLWLSGVGLIAWDQWPKVVAREDGVAPYFEPRRLLRMPRVVALGGAALCLLCLFAPWATVRSELGPLPGNAPVPQGPPELRVVHTVRPSDDVLYARGADATLMSGWDLPGAVLVELALLVVLAMLALRPEVERPSWARFVPAGAVGFCLLWVVLNMRLMLGPIAFIVGLGAVGMLAARAWSGVEEEEPPPPTDFDSDSDSPDFDESEAG; encoded by the coding sequence ATGCGGTGCCCGGAGTGCGGCGAAGCCTCGGATGCGCGGCTGAAGTACTGCGAGCACTGCGGCGCGAAGATGCCGGAGCGGCCCCAGGCCACCGGCGCGCGCCCCGCGGTGCGCCCCCAGCGCCCCAGCCGTGCGGCGTCGGAGCCGGCCTACGCGAAGGAAATCCTCGACGAGGTGGAGGAGCACTCGCGGCCCTACGCCGTCAACGAGGAGGCGCCCGAGCTGCCGCCGGAGGACCAGACGGACCCCGGGCGCTCCCGCCCGCCGTATGACGGCCCGAAGTGGCTGGAGCACGTGCCCGCGCACTCGCCCACGGTGGCGGGCGTGGGGCTCTTGGCGCTGGCGCTGGTGCTGTCCGTGCTCCCCTTCTTCGCCGACGCGGGCGTGCCGGGCTCGCTGCTGGCGCTGGTGGCCGGCGCAGTGCTGGTGGCGCGCGAGCTGCGCGAGGCCGGCCAGGCGCACGACTTCACCGAGCGCGTGCCGGAGGTGCTGCTGCGCCCCGAGTCCGCGGCGGCCGCCATGGCGGTGCTCGCGGCCATCGCCGTGCGGATGCTGGGCTTCGGCCTCATGCCGCTGTTGTGGCTTTCGGGCGTGGGGCTCATCGCGTGGGACCAGTGGCCCAAGGTGGTGGCGCGCGAGGACGGCGTGGCCCCGTACTTCGAGCCGCGCCGGCTGCTGAGGATGCCGCGGGTGGTGGCGCTGGGCGGCGCGGCGTTGTGCCTGCTGTGCCTCTTCGCGCCGTGGGCGACGGTGCGCTCGGAGCTGGGGCCGCTGCCCGGCAATGCGCCGGTGCCCCAGGGCCCTCCGGAGCTGCGCGTCGTCCACACGGTGCGCCCGTCGGATGACGTGCTCTACGCGCGGGGCGCCGACGCCACGCTGATGTCCGGATGGGATTTGCCGGGGGCGGTGCTGGTGGAGCTGGCGCTGCTCGTGGTGCTGGCGATGCTGGCGCTGCGCCCCGAGGTGGAGCGCCCGTCGTGGGCGCGCTTCGTGCCCGCGGGCGCGGTGGGCTTCTGCCTTCTCTGGGTGGTGCTGAACATGCGCCTCATGCTCGGCCCCATCGCCTTCATCGTGGGCCTGGGCGCGGTGGGCATGCTCGCCGCCCGCGCGTGGAGCGGCGTGGAGGAAGAGGAGCCACCGCCGCCCACCGACTTCGACTCCGACTCCGACTCCCCGGACTTCGACGAGTCGGAGGCGGGGTAG
- a CDS encoding alpha/beta hydrolase family protein: MKTVGPSFLLGVCLALVWSSSAGAQSLSSFTATYSGGSGLICGTTYNLRGQEPAASGKYPVFIYTVGTTEPYAHESALAAVSEMAARGYVAATVEYDNATFGSCSTLESRAKCIYDGSRASSAVGRLCSRAKADCSKGIVVAGFSQGSIMAVLANNYDSRVRAAYGLGCGVQYSIYDLSSCVANGNRTLPSNRLRIINGEQDVFVGPTESAVRSQSTQMTGYSCPLGTSCLQSNGSGWYIIDDLQVADLQADHCYMRYGSCVGLALDSTWRSGTAPWSLRTNLNWLTQFTTP; the protein is encoded by the coding sequence ATGAAGACGGTTGGTCCGAGCTTCCTTCTTGGCGTGTGCCTGGCCCTGGTGTGGTCGTCTTCTGCTGGCGCACAGTCGCTGAGCAGCTTCACGGCGACGTACTCCGGCGGCAGCGGCCTGATTTGCGGGACGACGTACAACCTCCGCGGCCAGGAGCCGGCGGCGTCGGGCAAGTACCCGGTGTTCATCTACACGGTGGGCACCACGGAGCCGTATGCGCATGAGTCCGCGCTGGCGGCCGTGTCGGAGATGGCGGCCCGTGGCTACGTCGCGGCCACCGTCGAATATGACAACGCCACCTTCGGCTCCTGCTCCACGCTCGAGAGCCGCGCGAAGTGCATCTACGACGGCAGCCGCGCCAGCAGCGCCGTGGGCCGCCTGTGCTCGCGCGCCAAGGCGGACTGCTCCAAGGGAATCGTCGTGGCGGGCTTCAGCCAGGGCTCCATCATGGCGGTGCTGGCCAACAACTACGACTCGCGCGTTCGCGCCGCCTACGGCCTGGGCTGCGGCGTCCAGTACTCCATCTACGACTTGAGCTCCTGCGTGGCGAACGGCAACCGCACCCTGCCCAGCAACCGCCTGCGCATCATCAACGGCGAGCAGGACGTCTTCGTCGGCCCCACCGAGTCCGCGGTGCGCAGCCAGAGCACGCAGATGACGGGCTACTCGTGCCCGCTCGGCACGTCGTGCCTCCAGAGCAACGGCAGCGGCTGGTACATCATCGACGACCTGCAGGTCGCCGACCTCCAGGCGGACCACTGCTACATGCGCTACGGCTCCTGCGTGGGCCTCGCGCTGGACTCCACTTGGCGCAGCGGCACCGCCCCGTGGTCGCTGCGCACCAACCTCAACTGGCTGACGCAGTTCACCACGCCGTAG
- a CDS encoding cytochrome c maturation protein CcmE yields MTPVARNRLIALGALLVAGAGLAFVAFGGIGENLVYYWSPSEMLGQGEKAYTATIRLGGVVQPGSIQWNAEHTTLHFRVADNNKEGAASVLVRSTETPPQMFRDKIGVVVEGTYDASGVFSSNRLMVNHSNEYRAPKEGEDPNKWRETLSDATTATTGAPR; encoded by the coding sequence ATGACGCCCGTCGCCCGCAACCGCCTCATCGCCCTCGGGGCCCTGCTCGTGGCCGGTGCCGGCCTGGCCTTCGTGGCCTTTGGCGGCATCGGAGAGAACCTCGTCTACTACTGGAGCCCCTCGGAGATGCTGGGCCAGGGAGAGAAGGCCTACACGGCCACCATCCGCCTGGGCGGCGTGGTGCAGCCGGGCAGCATCCAGTGGAACGCGGAGCACACCACGCTCCACTTCCGCGTGGCGGACAACAACAAGGAGGGCGCGGCCAGCGTGCTGGTGCGCTCCACCGAGACGCCCCCGCAGATGTTCCGCGACAAGATTGGCGTCGTCGTGGAGGGCACCTATGACGCGTCCGGCGTCTTCAGCTCCAACCGGCTGATGGTGAACCACTCCAACGAGTACCGCGCCCCCAAGGAGGGCGAGGACCCGAACAAGTGGCGGGAGACGCTGTCCGACGCCACGACGGCCACCACGGGGGCGCCGCGGTGA